In Equus quagga isolate Etosha38 chromosome 14, UCLA_HA_Equagga_1.0, whole genome shotgun sequence, one DNA window encodes the following:
- the LIPT2 gene encoding putative lipoyltransferase 2, mitochondrial: MQPRAVRLVQLSRVRYAELLALQERWLRRLQAEPGTEALSGTEAGALLLCEPAGPVYTAGLRGGLTPEEAARLRALGAEVRATGRGGLATFHGPGQLLCHPVLDLRRLGLRLRTHVAALEACAVRLCELRGLSDARARPPPYTGVWLGERKICAIGVRCGRHITSHGLALNCSTDLTWFEHIVPCGLVGTGVTSLSEELQRHVTVDEVIPLFLEAFKETYKCSLISEDSPN; this comes from the exons ATGCAGCCGCGGGCCGTTCGGCTGGTGCAGCTGAGCCGGGTGCGGTACGCCGAGCTGCTGGCGCTGCAGGAGCGCTGGCTGCGGCGGCTGCAGGCCGAGCCAGGCACTGAGGCGCTGTCGGGGACTGAGGCGGGCGCGCTCCTGCTCTGCGAGCCTGCGGGGCCCGTGTACACAGCCGGGCTGCGCGGCGGCCTGACGCCCGAAGAGGCGGCGCGGCTGCGGGCCTTGGGCGCCGAGGTGCGCGCCACAGGCCGCGGCGGCCTGGCCACCTTCCACGGCCCAGGCCAACTGCTTTGCCACCCGGTGCTCGACCTGCGACGCCTCGGCCTGCGCTTGCGCACCCACGTGGCGGCGCTGGAGGCGTGCGCTGTGCGCCTGTGCGAGCTCCGGGGCCTGTCGGACGCCCGCGCGCGGCCCCCGCCCTATACCGGTGTGTGGCTCGGCGAGCGCAAGATTTGCGCGATCG GAGTCCGCTGTGGAAGGCACATCACGTCCCACGGCCTGGCTCTGAACTGTTCGACGGACCTCACGTGGTTTGAGCACATTGTGCCCTGCGGGCTGGTTGGCACCGGCGTCACTTCCCTGAGTGAGGAGCTCCAGAGGCACGTCACTGTGGATGAAGTAATACCACTTTTCCTTGAGGCCTTTAAGGAGACTTACAAGTGCTCGTTGATCTCAGAGGATAGCCCCAACTGA